The genomic window TCTCTTCCAGCATGATCGAGACCTTCACCCCATTCGGTGTCGGCAGTGAGTAGAGCTGCAGGCGGTCGGGATGTTTGGCCGGCCAGCGGCCAGTGATCGGAAACTTGGACAAATCAGGCATTCTTCGTTGCTCCTGCGATCTCGTAGAATCGAGCGCGACTTATAGAGCGAAGATGTGCCCCGAAGTGAACCGCTGAGCCACGGCAATCGCGAATGACTGCACGACCGGAGTTTCATACCCGGATGGGATAAAAGCGTGACGCATCAACCTGATGGCACGAAACGCGTTCGTGCTAGCCACTTGGAGACGCGACGCCACGGCAATGAAAGCCCACCGGCTTCGGCGTGCGAGGCAGATAGAAGCGCTCAATCTCCCCGATCTGAAAGCCTGCACCCGCGAGCAATCCGGCTGTATCACGATTGAGATTGCAGCCGCACGCCAGCACATTCCAGATCGGATTGAGGCGATCCTGCCAGCGCACGACGGATGGACTATCTGCCTTGCCATGCTCGCAGAATATCAAGGTGCCATCCGGTTTGAGAACGCGACGAATTTCACGCAATGCCTGTTCAGGGTTCGAGACTGAACAGAGCGTGTAGGTGAGCACCGCCGTATCCGCGAGGTTGTCGTCGAGCGGGATATTTTCCGCCGGCGCCTGAATCAGTTCGAGTGGCACCCGCGCATTTCTGCAGCGTTCCCTGCCCAGCACCAGAAATCCCTCGCCGGGATCGACGCCGATGACACGCTTGACCTTTGAAGGATCATAATGCGGCAGGTTGAGGCCTGAGCCGATGCCGACTTCGAGCACCACTCCGTGTGCTTTAGGAAGCACAAGCCGTCGCTGTTCGGTCACGTCTTCCAGCGAGCACAGGCAACTCACGATGCGCGGCCCGATGTACCGATCGTAGATACCCATAACTGCATTCCCGCGGTTGGGATGGCGTGCAGTTTAGATCATGCAGCGCTGCATTATGTAACACGATGACGCGAGCGCCATCAACTCACGCCGAGCTTCTTCTGCAGGCTCGACGATGATGTGGTGTACTGGAACACTAGCCGCTTGTCCGGGTAAACGTAGCGATGCGCCTTTTGCGCCATCAGCGCACCTTCATGGAAGCCGGACAAAATGAGCTTCAGCTTGCCGGGATAGGCGTTGATGTCGCCGATGGCGAAGATGCCCGGCACATTGGTCTCAAACGCTTCGGTATCTACCGGAATGAGATTGTTCTCGAGCTTCACACCCCAGCTCGCGATTGGGCCAAGCTTCATTGTCAGCCCGAAGAACGGCAGCATGGTGTTGCAATCGACCTTGGTGGTTTCGTTGTCGTTGCCTTTGACAAGCGCTGCCGACAGCACGCCGTCTTTGCCTTCGAGCCCCGTGACTTGTCCAATCTTCAGATCCATCTTGCCCGCAGCAACGAGAGCACGCATCTGCTCGACGCTGTGCGGCGCCGCGCGGAAGTCGTCACGTCGATGGAGGAGCGTCACGCGCCTTGCGATCGGCTGCAAATTGAGCGTCCAGTCAAGTGCTGAGTCGCCACCACCGACAATCAGCAGATCCTTGCCGCGAAACTGTTCCATCTTGCGTACGGCATAGAAAACCGACGTGCCTTCATAGGCCTCAATGCCGGGCACCGGCGGACGCTTCGGCTGGAACGATCCGCCGCCGGCCGCGATCACCACCACCTTGGTCTCGAACACCTTGCCCGCATCCGTGATGACGCGGAACAACGGGTCGCCAACTTTCTCGATGCTCTCGACCATCTCATTGAGATGGAACGTCGGGTTGAACGGCTTGATCTGCTCCATCAGGGAATCGGTCAACCCCTGCCCGGTGACCATGGGAACGCCTGGAATGTCGTAGATCGGCTTCTCAGGATAGAGCTCAGCACATTGGCCGCCCAATTTGTCGAGGATATCGATCAGATGCACTTTCATATCGAGCAGTCCCAACTCGAAAACAGCGAACAGGCCACACGGGCCAGCGCCGATGATCAGGACGTCGGTTTTGATCGTGTCAGTCATGCGCATTCTTCATCGGTTGAGGGAGGCATTGGGACGCCGAACATGCGGAAAACACCGCTTTTCACCGGTCTGTCTAACCAAGACGGCCTCCCGGGGGAAGGAATAATTGACACCGGAGGGGCGCTATAACGCCTTGTGAGACCCCGACATTTCCCTGTATGGGGCTGGGATCCTGGAGACCGCCCGTGAATGCACCAATCCGTCCGAACCCCACTTTCCGCCTGGAAGATTATCCTTTCCGCATCGCAGACAATGTGCGATTCGCAGATCTCGATCCCCAGCATCACGTCAACAACGCGGTTTATGCGAGCTATTTCGAAACTGGACGGGTCACGCTGATCCGTAATCCGGCCTATGATCTGATGCCCGAAGGGTCTAGTTGGGTGCTCGGACATCTGGCCATCGACTTTCGTGCAGAGGTCCGCTGGCCTGGCACAATTGAAATGGGCCTCGGCGTCAGCCGGATCGGCAGGACATCGGTTTCCTACAGACAGGTTGTGTTCTACGAGGGAAAATGTGCGGCTTCCGCCGAAGCCCTGACGGTTTTGCTCGATGCCGTCACACGTAAACCCACGCCACTCCCCGCCGAAACTATCGAAAAATTTCGGCCCTGGATGCTGCGCGTGATCCCCCAGGACGTCCGCGAGGATCGCGACAACGGAGCGGACAAGCCCAGTCGCGCGGTGTAAGGTTGTCTTAGTCTGATCGTCGCTGGTGCGAAGGGGCATGATCAATTTTTCGACCGACGATTTCCGGCCGCATGAGCGTTTCGACCACTGGTGCGAGGTGCGGGCCCGCAACCTGTTTGGCGTCACCATCTCGCTCGATCGCGAACACAGAGCGCATTTTCGAGGACGATTTTCTGCCGTCTCGATGCCGTGAGCGGCGCGATTTTGTCCAACATGCGGGCCAGTCCCTACATGGTGTCCAGAGGTGCCGCGGATATTTCACGCTCCTCCAGCGACAGCCTTTGCATCTACCAACAGACTGGCGGCGCAAGCTGGTTCAACAGCAAGGGCGATGGTGAGTTCAAGATAGCTGCGGGCGAACTCGCAATCAGCCATACAGACCTCCCCTACACAACCGCGCCGACCACTGCTCATGGTTTCGATCTACGCATCCTGAAAATTCCGCTGGCTGGGCGCGACATGTTTGCACGGCCCGCGCAGGGATTAGCCCCGGCGCTGCTGCGGGACAATCTGCGCCTGAAAACAGCAATCGCGGCATCGTTTGCCGCGCTGGTTGCGGACTCAGCCGAAGATCCCGACGCCGACTTTGAGCAAGACGTTGGTCATCTGGCGCAATTGGCGCTGCTGGCGCGGAGCCGAGTAGCACCAGGATCGCCGGAAACACGTGCCGCATTGCGCTTTGGTTTTCTGAAAGCCGCGCGCAAAGTGCTTGCAGAAAACCTGCATCGTCCGGGCCTGTCGCCGCTCGCGGTTGCGACTGCACTCGGAATTTCCGTCCGGCAACTGCATCTTCTGTTTGAGCCGACGGGGCGCAGCTTCTCACGCACGCTGATGGCGATGCGACTTGCGGAAACGCGACGCGTGATGCTCGGCGCAATGTCCACGCGTCCAGTTGCGGAGGTCGCCTATGCCTGCGGCTTCGACAGCATGGCGACGTTTTACCGTGTCTTCCGCCAAACCTACGGCATGACGCCCAACGAATTGCGGGCCGAGAAAATTGCCGCCGCTGTGACGAGGTAAGGCGCTGCTAGTGTGGTGGTTCAGAAGTTCGCTGCATATTTCCAGCGAGTCCTTCCAGCGAACTTCTGAACCTTAACCACACTAGAAATCATAGGCTTGCTAGTGTCCCTATGATTCCGAAGTTCGCATCCGAGCAAGCCACAAGCCTGTGCGAACTTCGGAATCGGGACACTAGATTATGCCTGCCGTTCAGGCGTGGTGAGAACGAGACCATCAAGGTCTTCGGTCACCTTGATCTGGCACGACAGCCGCGAGTTCGGACGCACATCGAAGCCGAAATCGAGCATGTCTTCTTCCATCGGTGTCGGGGCACCGACCTTCTCCCGCCAGGCTTCGTCGACATAGACGTGGCATGTCGCGCAGGCACAGGCTCCGCCGCATTCGGCTTCAATGCCGGGAACAGCGTTACGAATCGCAGCTTCCATCACGGTGGCGCCGGCCTCGACGTCGACTGTACGGGTGGTGCCTGCGTGATCGGTAAAGTTGATCTTGACCATGATTGCTCGTGCTGCGCGGGAAAAAGAGGATGGAGCAGTCCTATAACGGGTCAATCCACCCGACGCCAGTGGTCCGATTCTAACATTCGCACCCCGTTCCGGAACGCGCCTCCTGCGAATGTTAGAATCAAAGGACCACTGGCAAATACAAGTTTCTAGTGTCCCGTCTCCGAATAACCGACCCATTTGCGGCGCGCTCGCACGGTTATTCGGAGACGAAAGGACACTAGCAAAATCAAAATGCTAGTGTGGCTTCGTCTCGCAATTGCCGATAAGAGACGAGCTGCAAGAGACGTCGGCAATTGCGAGACGCCACACTAGTGGAGTTTTGGATTTGACATTCGCTCGACGAACTCGCGGCCGGATGGTTAGCGAATGTCAAATCCGCTCCACTAGCACCAGAGAGGTCAGAAAGCCGATTTCAAGGTCAGGAGCGGTTCAGCATGCGGTCGATGGTCGCCCGTGCCTCGGCAACAGCGTCCTGCAGCGTCGAGAGAGCGCCGGCGAGATTGCCATTGTTGCGCATGGCAGTTTCAAGCCCGAGCGCGGCATCAGCCACCCGGAAGGCGCCAATCGCACGCGCCGATCCCTTTAAAGTGTGGGCTAGCGCCGCGGCATCCACAGGCATTGATGCGAGACGAGCGATCAGGTCGTGACTCTGTGCCGAGAAAAGTGCGAGGACTTCAATTTCGAGATCAGGCTCACCGAGCGTCATCCGCCCAAGATGTTGCACATCGATCGGCGAATCCTCGGGAACCAGCGGAGGCGACGGCATCCAGTTCAGGCGCTCCATATGAGGCGACATGGCAACCCCGGAAATCACACGCGGCTCGGACCGTCCGACGCCGGGAATCTCCGTGAGACAATCACAGCAATGGTTAACGGAACGTTTCAGTTGATCGCCGTTATTTCGCCATTTTTACGACACTTTTCCGCCGAGATCGGGCTTGTGGACGGGCAAATCGCAAGAAGCTTGAGCGGGTTACGGCCGTTGGCGTTAACGATGATTAAAATGTTCTTAATTCCTGCCATTTCATTCGACCGGCCGAGCCAATAGGATGTTTGGGGAAGTACGGGACAAGCGGCGGGACAATCGGCGAATTCAGCTTTCGCATTGATCGGAAGTATCGGGCAACATTCGGGACGAGCGACCAGCCGCGACCCGCGGCCTGCCCTCGAATGAGTAAAAATAAGGGCGTAGACGGCACATGGCAAAAAATCCGAAGGTCAAGGACCCAACCGAAGTTGCGCTCTCGGCGATTCAGGATGCCCTGAATATCAATGATCCCTCACCGATTAATGACGGTCCGGACGATGCCGCGCGGAGCCCTTCCTTCGGTCCGTCGGACCTTGATCGTGCCCCAGAAATACGCGGTCCTGAGCACGCCCGCTTCGACGCGCATCCCGCCAACGACGATCGTGAAGCGATCGGCGCGCTTCTCCAGACGATTCAGCGCGGCCGCCCCCGCCGCAACGCTTACACATTGGCGATGGTGTTCGCCGGTCTGTGGATCGTTGGCGCCGGCTTCCTGACATACACATTCATGCCTGCGCTCGAGTCCATCGTCGGGCAGAGCGGCGGCATCCTCGCGATTGTTGGACTCGCCGCTGTGTTCGTCGCGCCCCTCGTGCTGTTCTATTCGCTCGCCAGTGTTGCCTGGCGCAGCCAAGAACTGAGCATGATAGCGCAGTCGATGGCGCAGATGGCGGTCCGCTTCTCCGAACCCGAGCACGTCGCAAGCAGCGCCATGGTCACTGTAGGCCAAGCTATTCGTCGTGAGGTCGCGGCAATGGGTGACGGCGTCGAGCGCGCGATCGCGCGTGCCGGCGAACTCGAAGCTCTCGTCGCCAACGAAGTCTCCTCGCTCGAACGCGCGTACAGCGACAATGAAGTGCGCATGCGCGCCCTGCTTCAGGACATCGCGGTTCAGCGCGACAATCTCGTTGGTCAAGCCGAACAGGTCCGCAACGCCATCTCCGGCGTGCAGATCGACTTGCGCCAGGATATCGCGCTAATCAGCGACGCGATCGCCGCGCGCGTCGATGAGGTCGCGCAGAGCATCACCGGCGCGCTCGAGGAACGCAGCGAACACATCACCCGTGCGCTCAGCAATGCCGGTGACAGCGTGATCGTCGCCCTCGGCGAACGTGGCGGCGACCTGCTCGACCGCCTGGAAGAAACCAGCACCCAGACCGCCGCCAGCGTGCTCGACGCCAGCGAGCGGCTGACCGCCAGCCTCAATTTCAAGACCGGCCACGTCCACGACGAATTCGCCGACCTCGCCGACCGTGTCCACGACATGCTCAACGAGCGTATCGACAAGATGACCGCTGAGTTCGATGAGCGCTCGGAAGCGATCGTCGAGAGCATTACTGTACGGACCGAAGACATCATCGCCAATGTGTCGGACCGCGCCGAGAAGATCTACGATGCGCTGAAGACCTCCAGCGATTCCCTCCTTGTTGAACTCGACCTGCGCGGCGACGACTTGGCCGCCAAGCTCGGCGACGCGGGCAACCGTCTCGCGCAACACGTCCTCGACAGCGGCGACAAGGCAAGCGAAACGCTCGACGTCACCGTGAACTCGCTCGTCGAGAAAGTCGTTGGTCACACCGAGAGCATGCACGAGGCCCTCAGCAGCCAGATCAATTCGTTCGAAGGCCTCATTCGCGAACAAGGCGCGGAGCTCGCCGAAAAGTTCGCTCGCGATAGCGGCACGCTCGGCGCCCTCATCACCCGTCACGTCGCGGAATTCGACCGCACCGTCAAAACCTATGGCGGCGAGATCGTCGGCCGCATGGGCGAGCACACGCAGGGTATTGCCGACAGCTTGAAGAGCTACGTCGACACGTTCGACTCCCGCGTCACGGAGCATGGCGACAAGCTCCATGCCCGGCTCGATGAAAGTCTCTCCAACTTCCAGTCTGTGGTCGAGACCCGCGTCTCGAACCTCGATGAATCGTTCGCGTCCAAGGTCAGCCAGCTCGACCAGACTGTTGCTGGCAGCCTCAAGGCCGTGGAAGAAACGTTCGACACCCGCGCGACGGCGTTTGCCGAAACCATCGGCGCGAAGGCCGCAGGATTTACGGATACCCTCGAAAGCCGTACCGCTGCTTTCACCGCTACCATCGACCAGCAGGCTTCGACTTTCGCCGACACCATCGACAACCGCACCACGGCGTTCACCGAGACCATCGAGCGCCAATCCTCCGCGTTCGCGCAGACGATCGACAGCCGCACCTCGGCATTTACCAGCACAATCGATGGCCGCACGGCCGCATTCACGGAAATCGTGGACGGCCGCACCCTCGCCTTCACCGAGGTCATGGACGGCCGTACCGCTGCATTCAAGAACGCCATTGACTCCCGCACGGCAGCCGTCACGGAGAAGATCGAGAGCGGTACCGCTGCGTTCACGGACGTGGTGGACGCCCGCACCGCAGCCATCACTGAGAAGATCGAAAGCGGCACCGCGGCGTTCACCGCGATCGTCGATGCACGCACTGAGGCGATGACGGACACCTTCGACGTCCGCACCGCGGCACTGACGACCATCGTCGACGCGCGCACCGCGGCTATTGCCGAGACCTTCGACAACCGCACGATTTCGTTTGCGAATATGGTCGAGGCCCGCACCGCGGCAATCACCGAGACGCTGGACGAGCGCACGACGACGCTTGCCAAGGTCGCCGATGCCCGTACTCAGGCGATCATTGACTCGTTCGAACAGCGCGCTACCGCATTCGCAGACGCTGTCGCAACCCGCTCTTCTGCGATCACTGAGGCGATCGACGGCCGCGCGGCGCAGCTGACCGGCGCCCTCAGCACGCACGTTGAAAGCGTCACGGGCGCCATGAGTGCACATGTTGACGGCATCGCCGACAAGATGAACGAGCGCGTACAGGAGATCCAGAACGGGCTCGAATACCGCATCGGCGCTGTGACGACAGACATCGGTGCACGCATCCTACAGTTCGAAACCCTGCTGGACACCCGCGTCGAAGCGGCAGCGAACCGTGTCACCTTCAACGGACAGAATGCGGCCGATCTGCTGGTCTCACGCGCGGAAGAGATGACAAGCGCGATCAAGATCCGCGTCGAGGAAGCGGAACGCGCCCTCACCAGCCTGATGACGTCCACCACCGAAACGGTTCAGGGTGGCGCGCGCGCCGCACAGCAGTCGCTGATCAGTCTCTCGGGCGAAGTCAGTGCACAACTCAAGAGCGTGTCCGGCGAAGTCGGCACGCAACTGCGGAGCGTCTCGGGCGAAGTTGGTTCGCAGTTGAAGGCCGTCTCGGGCGAAGTGCATGCGCAGCTCAAGAACGTCTCCGGTGAACTGGAGCGCAGCATCCAGACGGCAGCACGAGAAGCGGAAAACACCATCGTTACCGCGTCGACCACCGCGACCAGCCAGGTCAAGACGGCTTCTGCGGAAATCGAGCGGACCATCGTGGTTTCCACGGATCGATTCGGCTCGACCTTGAACGGCAAGGTCGAAGCGATCACTGATGGGGTTCGCGCCCGCACCGAACAGCTCGCCCAGTTGGTCGACAGCAAGCGCGGCGCACTGGTCGATGCACTGGCGCTCAAGGCTGAGGATATCTCGTCCGTCATCCACAACGCCGCCGAGTCCGCGCTGAAGTCCATCGAGAACCAGGGCGGTGCCTTCACCGTCGCGATGATGAACAGCAGCTCCGACCTCGCCCGCCAGATCAACACCGCGAGCGAAATCGCCATCGGCGCTGTCAACAAGTCGCTGAAGGACCTCGAACACACGTCACGTTCGTCGATCGATCAGTCGCGTCAGGTGGCGACCGCTACCATCACCGAGCTGCAGGACACCAGCAAGATCCTGCGGACCGACACGCTGGCCCTGTTCGAACGGCTGCGTGAAGGCAACATCCTGCTGCAGGAAGTGCTCACCGGCGCCCACGAAAACCTCAACTCGCTTGAGCGCACGCTCGTCACGCGCGTTGCCGAATTCGTCGCGACAATGAACGACGTCACCACCCGCAACGGCGAATCCACCAGCGCGCTGGAACAGCAGCTCAGCCTGTTCAACGCCAAGACGGCAGGCGCACTGGAGAACCTCTCCTCCCTCGCCTCGCAATTCGACAGCCATGGCCACTCGCTCATGGAAGCCGCACGCATGGTCGAGCACAGCAACGGCCGCGCCAGCGATTCGCTATCGGAGCGTAACGCGATGCTGGAACAGCTCGTGGCAACTATCGATCTGCGCACCTACGACCTCGACGAGCGGCTGTCGCGCTTTACCAGGCTGCTGGACGACTCACTTGTTGCCGCCGAAGCGCGAGCCCGCGACATCGCCCAGGTGGTGGCGCAGACTGCGGGAACCAGCGCGTCCGAAATCGGCCGTCAGTTCGAGGCAGTCCGCTCCGCGGTCGAAAGCGAACGCCGGCAGACCTCGGAAGCTATGGCTGAACTGTACGAGCAAGGCACACGCGAAGCCGACACCATGTTCCGTCAGGCCGCCGACAAATTTGCCTCGATCGTGCACAGCATGAAACAGATGGCGTCCGACCTGCATAGCGAACTCGACTCCACCCGCGCCGAACTGCGTCGCGGCGTGCTCGACGTGCCGCAAGAAGCGGCTGAAAGCACCGCGCAGATGCGCAAGGTCATCGTTGATCAGATCGAGGCCCTGGCCGAACTCAACCGCATCGTCGCCCGTCATGGCAAAGGCCTCGACGTCGCCACCACGACAACCCGTGCCAGCCAGCGCGAGGACGAACTGATGGTGGCGGCCTCCAACGTGCGCAACGAGAGTATCTCGCGTCCGGCACCACGGCCTCGCGATGCGACCAGCGCATCGAGCTTGCCTCTGCCGGATCTCGGTGGGCCCGCGCCGGCACCGCGCCGCACAGAACCACCGGCAGTTGGTCCAACTGCGGGCGACAACGGCCGCGACGGTTGGCTGACCGAGTTGCTGAACCGCTCCGACTCCGATGACGGTTCGCGCACCCGCGGCCCCGCGCCATCGTCCCGACCTGCGACCAACCCACTGGAGGCGCTGTCGCTGGACATCAGCCGGCTGCTTGATCGCGATCTCGCCATCGAGATGTGGGATCGCTATCAGCGCGGCGAACGCAAGGCGTTTTCGAAGCGGCTCTACACGCCGGCAGGGCAGAAGGCGTTCGACGAAGTTGCACGCAAGTATCGCGCAGATCGCAACTTCAAGCAGACGGTGGACCGCTATATTAACGAGTTCGAACGCTTGCTCGACGAAGTCTCGCGTGACGAGCGTGGACCGGCAGCGCTGCGTAACCACCTCGTCTCAGAAACTGGGCTGGTTTACACCCTGCTCGCTCACGCGGCCGGACGGCTCGGATAATCATCCGCGAATGAACGACACAAAAACGGAGGCTTTCACGGCCTCCGTTTTTTTGTTGTGTGATCGATTTTTACGTCGTCACCCTCGGCCACCCATGCAGATGCACCAGCGCGCTTACCGATCGTTCGCCCTAAGCAAGCACTGATACCCTACTTCGAAACCAGATGCTTCGTCGGAGTAACACTCGACGTCGGAGCCATGGGTGAAATCGCGAATGTCAGCCACACATTCCATCCGGACGGACGATTGGCGGCATCGAATTCGCCATATCCTTTGAGGTTCAGGTAGCCCTGCATATCCCCCACCGGGAACAGGTACCCAATCTGAGGTCCGACACCAAGAACACGAGATCTGAAACCGCCGAATTGCGGGTTGCCGCCGGTATCATCAGATATCTGCTGATACGCATAGCCGACAAGACCGGCAAAGAGCTGCTTAGAGAAGTAATGCGACATGCCCCAGTCGAAATGGAAATCGACACCGTTTTGATACTGGGTTGAAGGATTCTTGAAATTGTAGGTGAAGCCGGCAACGCCTGAGAACTCCATGCCGGTCGCGGGATTGAGATAGGTGTAACCGCCGCCGAAATCGATTGCACCGTGGCCGATGCCGATGTTGGAGAGACGGGTCGAGTCATAGGACCCCACCGGAATATCGCCGGTGCCATAGATCATGTAGTTATGGACGCCCTCGTGCCAGCTTAGCGAGGCCCTCGGATAGAGGTCACCTACAGAGACTGTTCTGTCACTGAGAATGCCGCTTCGCGTCGTGGTGAACGGACCGACGGAGGCCGTCAAGGTACCGGCAAGGCTGGTCGGCGTCTGGCCAAAGGCGCCGAGCATACTGAGCGAAAACTGACCACCGAGCACCGGTGTTGCGAACGTGTAGGTCGGCACCATAAAGACCAGATCGCCGCGGCTATTCACAGTGAGGTCCAGACTGACATTGGCCGTTCTGCTGACTTGTCCGATTTGGACTTGTCGCACCGCCGCGGCGGCACCCGAGGCGTCCACACTGGTGTGATAGTAGATCGTGCCCATGGACCATCCCGGCACCTGCGGCGCCGCCGCGAGACTTCCGAACAGGCCGGGCACCCAGAAGGAGATTCCGTTTTCATCCGCTCGTAAAGGTTCAGGACATAAGGCGAGAATGGCAGCAGTCGTAGCGCATAACGCGAACCTACGGATCGCAGGCTGAATGACGGTCATTGCAGAAACTCCCCAAGTTCATGAGCGAATTCTTCAAAGACACTGGCACTGAAAGACTGACTTAAGACCCCTTCCCATCCGACGGCGATTTCGGATGTTCTTCGGACCCGAAGCTTAGGTTGAGGCAATCCTGGTCGCAACGGGCGTCGCGGGAGAACTCGCTCTTTGGCTGGTTTTCGATGGAGAAGGTTTAAAGGTGTGACATCAATGCAAGGACGTACGTCGCTGGCATCTCATATGATCAATCTTGGCACATCCAGAGCTGCTTCAACTCCCTTTACAAACTCAACGAATTGTTCGCTTACGGAGGCTTACGGTTTATCTCTCTATAACGGCAGTCATAACCGGCAAACTGATCGCTGCCGCTCCTAGATGTCGTAATAGAGATGGAATTCGTGAGGATGAGGGCGCAGCCGGATGGCATCGACCTCCTTCTTTCGCTTGTAGTCGAGCCAAGTCTCAATCACGTCGCGGGTGAATACATCGCCGCGCAGCAGGAATGCGTGATCGCGTTCGAGCGCATCAAGTGCCTCGTCCAGCGACCCAGGCGTCGATTTCACCTCTTTCGCCTCGGCGGGCGGCAAGTCGTAAAGATTTTTGTCGATCGGTCTCCCCGGATCGATGCGTTTCTCAATACCATCAAGGCCGGCCATCAACATCGCGGTAAAGGCCAGGTAGGGATTGCACGAGGGATCTGGCGAACGGAATTCAACGCGCTTCGCTCGCGGGTTCGGTGAGTACATCGGAATCCGGCAGCAGGCTGAGCGGTTGCGCTGGGAATAGACCAGATTGATGGGCGCTTCGTAACCTGGCACCAAACGCCGGTAGGAATTCGTGGTCGGCGCGCAAAGCGCGCATAACGCCCAAGCGTGCGTCAACAATCCGCCGATGTAGTAGCGGCCAAGCTCGCTCAACTCGGCGTAGTCCGCCTTGCCGTAGAACAGATTGGTCTCGCCCTTCCAGAGACTCTGATGAACGTGCATTCCGGAGGCGTTGTCCTCGAACAGTGGTTTAGGCATGAAAGTCGCGGTCATGCCGTGCTCGCGGGCGGTATTCTTGACCACGTACTTGTACATCATCAGGTTGTCGGCCATGCGCGTGAGCGTTGTGAAGCGCATGTCGATTTCGTTTTGTCCGCCAGTCGCGACTTCGTGGTGATGCGCTTCGACCTGAATTCCGAGCGACTCCATCGTCAGCACCATTTCGGTGCGGAGATCCTGCATGCTGTCGGTTGGAGGCACTGGAAAGTATCCCTCTTTCGGGCGCGGCTTGTGAGCCAGATTCGGCCCTTCCTCCTTGCCTGTGTTCCAACTGCCCTCGCTGGAATCGATTTCGTGGAAGGCATAGTTGATGCCCTGTCCATAGCGCACATCGTTAAAGACGAAGAACTCTGCCTCCGGGCCGAAATAGCTCGTATCGGCGTGGCCGCTGCCCTTCAGATAAATCTCGGCCTTTTGTGCGATGTGACGGGCGTCGCGGCTATAGGACTGACCGGTCACCGGGTCCCTGATGTTGCAAATCAGTGCGAGCGTCGTCGCCGGGGTGAATGGATCGATGAAGGCCGTCGTTGGATCCGGGACGACCAGCATGTCGCTTTCTTGAATCTCCTGGAAGCCGCGAATCGACGAGCCATCGAATCCGATGCCTTCCTCGAGGGCGTTGGCATTCACCGTGCTCGGTGGGACAGAAAAATGCTGCCATACGCCTGGCAAGTCGGTGAACCGCAGATCGATCATCTGGACCTCTTCGTCCTTGATCGTCTTGAGGACGTCTTCGGCTGTGGTGCAATTTTGGACCATGGCTTCACCCCAGCAAGTGAGAGCGGTGTCTTAAAAATTGCGTTGCCGTTCTGACCACGGCCGGGCGCCCCCGAATG from Nitrobacteraceae bacterium AZCC 1564 includes these protein-coding regions:
- a CDS encoding SAM-dependent methyltransferase (product_source=COG0500; cath_funfam=3.40.50.150; cog=COG0500; pfam=PF08241; superfamily=53335), with amino-acid sequence MGIYDRYIGPRIVSCLCSLEDVTEQRRLVLPKAHGVVLEVGIGSGLNLPHYDPSKVKRVIGVDPGEGFLVLGRERCRNARVPLELIQAPAENIPLDDNLADTAVLTYTLCSVSNPEQALREIRRVLKPDGTLIFCEHGKADSPSVVRWQDRLNPIWNVLACGCNLNRDTAGLLAGAGFQIGEIERFYLPRTPKPVGFHCRGVASPSG
- a CDS encoding thioredoxin reductase (NADPH) (product_source=KO:K00384; cath_funfam=3.50.50.60; cog=COG0492; ko=KO:K00384; pfam=PF07992; superfamily=51905; transmembrane_helix_parts=Inside_1_11,TMhelix_12_30,Outside_31_344) — its product is MRMTDTIKTDVLIIGAGPCGLFAVFELGLLDMKVHLIDILDKLGGQCAELYPEKPIYDIPGVPMVTGQGLTDSLMEQIKPFNPTFHLNEMVESIEKVGDPLFRVITDAGKVFETKVVVIAAGGGSFQPKRPPVPGIEAYEGTSVFYAVRKMEQFRGKDLLIVGGGDSALDWTLNLQPIARRVTLLHRRDDFRAAPHSVEQMRALVAAGKMDLKIGQVTGLEGKDGVLSAALVKGNDNETTKVDCNTMLPFFGLTMKLGPIASWGVKLENNLIPVDTEAFETNVPGIFAIGDINAYPGKLKLILSGFHEGALMAQKAHRYVYPDKRLVFQYTTSSSSLQKKLGVS
- a CDS encoding acyl-CoA thioester hydrolase (product_source=KO:K07107; cath_funfam=3.10.129.10; cog=COG0824; ko=KO:K07107; pfam=PF03061; superfamily=54637; tigrfam=TIGR00051), which codes for MNAPIRPNPTFRLEDYPFRIADNVRFADLDPQHHVNNAVYASYFETGRVTLIRNPAYDLMPEGSSWVLGHLAIDFRAEVRWPGTIEMGLGVSRIGRTSVSYRQVVFYEGKCAASAEALTVLLDAVTRKPTPLPAETIEKFRPWMLRVIPQDVREDRDNGADKPSRAV
- a CDS encoding hypothetical protein (product_source=Hypo-rule applied; cath_funfam=2.30.29.30; superfamily=48452), coding for MINFSTDDFRPHERFDHWCEVRARNLFGVTISLDREHRAHFRGRFSAVSMP
- a CDS encoding AraC-like DNA-binding protein (product_source=COG2207; cath_funfam=1.10.10.60; cog=COG2207; pfam=PF02311,PF12833; smart=SM00342; superfamily=46689), giving the protein MRASPYMVSRGAADISRSSSDSLCIYQQTGGASWFNSKGDGEFKIAAGELAISHTDLPYTTAPTTAHGFDLRILKIPLAGRDMFARPAQGLAPALLRDNLRLKTAIAASFAALVADSAEDPDADFEQDVGHLAQLALLARSRVAPGSPETRAALRFGFLKAARKVLAENLHRPGLSPLAVATALGISVRQLHLLFEPTGRSFSRTLMAMRLAETRRVMLGAMSTRPVAEVAYACGFDSMATFYRVFRQTYGMTPNELRAEKIAAAVTR
- a CDS encoding 2Fe-2S ferredoxin (product_source=KO:K04755; cath_funfam=3.10.20.30; cog=COG0633; ko=KO:K04755; pfam=PF00111; superfamily=54292), with product MVKINFTDHAGTTRTVDVEAGATVMEAAIRNAVPGIEAECGGACACATCHVYVDEAWREKVGAPTPMEEDMLDFGFDVRPNSRLSCQIKVTEDLDGLVLTTPERQA
- a CDS encoding HPt (histidine-containing phosphotransfer) domain-containing protein (product_source=COG2198; cath_funfam=1.20.120.160; cog=COG2198; pfam=PF01627; superfamily=47226), translated to MISGVAMSPHMERLNWMPSPPLVPEDSPIDVQHLGRMTLGEPDLEIEVLALFSAQSHDLIARLASMPVDAAALAHTLKGSARAIGAFRVADAALGLETAMRNNGNLAGALSTLQDAVAEARATIDRMLNRS